A stretch of Mesorhizobium sp. M2A.F.Ca.ET.046.03.2.1 DNA encodes these proteins:
- a CDS encoding ROK family transcriptional regulator, whose amino-acid sequence METGIARHGSPEALESRLHRGTNQSGMRDHNERLVLSLVRQHGSLAKSDIARMTGLSAQTVSVIMRELEEDKLLVRQAPLRGKIGQPSIPMALNTEGAFFIGLKIGRRSAELVLIDFLGNVRAMLQHSYRYPAPRETVEFVTAGIKTMRGELTPAQDKRIAGLGIAMPFELWNWADTAGAPRDVMDEWRHRDIRADIQAQCEFPVYLQNDATSACGAELVFGQAGAARDFVYFYIGAFAGGGIVLNGRLYSGPKGNAGALGSMPVPGPDGKPTQLIDVASIAMLEKALSAKGIDGSYLWTSPQEWGDIGPELDEWIVSASRALAYAIVAASSVIDFEAAVIDGWMPLDVRRRLVEAIRQAISGIDAEGLKLPFVREGTVGIHARALGGASLPLSERFLVRPNTTGGA is encoded by the coding sequence GTGGAGACCGGCATTGCGAGGCACGGTTCGCCCGAGGCTTTGGAGAGTCGGCTGCATCGCGGCACCAACCAAAGCGGCATGCGCGACCACAATGAACGGTTGGTGCTGTCCCTGGTGCGCCAGCACGGCAGCCTGGCCAAATCCGATATCGCGCGCATGACCGGGCTGTCGGCGCAGACGGTGTCGGTGATCATGCGCGAGCTCGAGGAAGACAAGCTGCTGGTGCGCCAGGCGCCGCTGCGCGGCAAGATCGGCCAACCTTCGATTCCGATGGCGCTCAATACGGAAGGCGCTTTTTTCATCGGCCTCAAGATCGGTCGCCGCAGCGCCGAGCTGGTGCTGATCGACTTTCTCGGCAATGTGCGCGCCATGCTGCAGCATTCCTACCGCTATCCCGCGCCGCGCGAGACCGTCGAATTCGTCACCGCCGGCATCAAGACGATGCGCGGCGAGCTGACGCCGGCGCAGGACAAGCGCATCGCCGGACTCGGCATCGCCATGCCGTTCGAGCTGTGGAACTGGGCCGACACGGCCGGCGCGCCGCGCGACGTCATGGATGAATGGCGCCATCGCGACATACGCGCCGACATCCAGGCGCAGTGCGAGTTCCCCGTCTACCTGCAGAACGACGCGACCTCGGCCTGCGGCGCCGAGCTTGTTTTCGGCCAGGCGGGCGCGGCGCGCGACTTCGTCTATTTTTATATCGGCGCCTTTGCCGGCGGCGGCATCGTGCTCAACGGGCGCCTTTACAGCGGGCCGAAGGGGAACGCCGGCGCGCTCGGATCGATGCCGGTGCCGGGGCCGGACGGCAAGCCGACGCAGCTCATCGACGTCGCCTCGATTGCAATGCTGGAGAAGGCGCTTTCCGCCAAGGGCATCGACGGCTCCTATCTTTGGACCTCGCCGCAGGAATGGGGCGACATCGGCCCCGAGCTCGACGAGTGGATCGTCAGCGCCTCGCGCGCGCTTGCCTATGCCATCGTTGCGGCTTCGTCGGTCATCGATTTCGAAGCGGCGGTGATCGACGGCTGGATGCCGCTCGATGTGCGGCGCCGTCTTGTCGAGGCGATCCGGCAAGCCATCTCCGGCATCGATGCCGAGGGACTGAAGCTGCCCTTCGTGCGCGAGGGCACCGTTGGCATCCATGCGCGGGCGCTGGGCGGCGCCAGCCTGCCGCTTTCCGAGCGTTTCCTGGTCAGACCGAACACGACCGGAGGCGCCTGA
- a CDS encoding RbsD/FucU domain-containing protein: MLIGIPSLLGPQFLATLRAMGHGDEIAIVDGNYPAEEQARRLIRVDGHHVIPVLDAVLSVLPVDEAVPEALFRASVKGDPALADPVHREMEAVCARRAPGHKVVALAGPDFYARVKAAHAIVATSEPRLFANIIIRKGVIDPPETKTT, encoded by the coding sequence ATGCTGATCGGCATCCCCTCGCTGCTCGGGCCGCAGTTCCTGGCAACGCTCAGGGCGATGGGCCATGGCGACGAGATCGCGATCGTCGACGGCAATTATCCGGCCGAGGAACAGGCGCGCCGGCTGATCCGCGTGGATGGCCATCACGTCATCCCAGTGCTTGACGCCGTGCTCAGCGTGCTGCCGGTGGATGAGGCGGTGCCGGAAGCGCTGTTCCGCGCCTCGGTTAAGGGCGACCCGGCACTGGCCGACCCTGTGCATCGCGAGATGGAAGCGGTTTGCGCCAGACGCGCGCCGGGCCACAAGGTGGTTGCGCTGGCCGGACCTGACTTCTATGCACGCGTCAAGGCCGCGCATGCGATCGTCGCGACCAGCGAACCCAGGCTCTTTGCCAACATCATCATCCGCAAGGGCGTGATTGATCCGCCGGAGACCAAGACGACATGA
- a CDS encoding carbohydrate kinase, with amino-acid sequence MILCCGEALIDMLPRITTEGEAAFAPYVGGAVFNSAIALGRLGAPAGFFSGLSSDLFGGQFRDALGASKVSSTYAHTSPRPTTLAFVRLTNGQATYTFYDENTAGRMLTIEDLPKLGAEIEAMLFGAISLISEPAGSAYEEFMRREHESRVMMLDPNIRPNFIPDKPKHLRRIREMMAMADIVKLSDEDLKWFDEAGSHEDVVRNWLDRGPKLIVVTHGSEGAVGYSKAHKVTIMPQKVKVVDTVGAGDTFNAGILASLHEQGLLTKAAIGSLSEDAIRKALELGARAAAVTVSRAGANPPWRHEIA; translated from the coding sequence ATGATCCTTTGCTGTGGCGAAGCCCTGATCGACATGCTGCCGCGCATCACCACGGAAGGCGAAGCCGCCTTCGCCCCCTATGTTGGCGGCGCGGTGTTCAACTCCGCGATCGCGCTTGGACGGCTGGGCGCCCCGGCCGGCTTCTTCTCCGGCCTCTCCTCTGACCTGTTCGGCGGCCAGTTCCGCGACGCGCTCGGCGCCAGCAAGGTGAGCTCCACCTATGCGCATACGTCCCCTCGTCCGACGACGCTCGCCTTCGTGCGGCTCACCAACGGCCAGGCGACCTACACCTTCTATGACGAGAACACCGCCGGGCGCATGCTGACCATCGAGGACCTGCCGAAGCTCGGCGCCGAGATCGAGGCGATGCTGTTCGGCGCCATCAGCCTGATCTCGGAGCCTGCCGGATCGGCCTATGAGGAGTTCATGCGGCGCGAGCACGAAAGCCGCGTGATGATGCTCGATCCCAACATCCGGCCGAATTTCATCCCGGACAAGCCCAAGCACCTGCGGCGCATCCGCGAGATGATGGCGATGGCGGACATCGTCAAACTCTCCGACGAGGACCTCAAATGGTTCGACGAGGCGGGCTCGCATGAGGATGTCGTGCGCAACTGGCTGGATCGCGGACCGAAGCTGATCGTCGTCACCCACGGCAGCGAAGGCGCGGTCGGCTACAGCAAGGCGCATAAGGTCACGATCATGCCGCAGAAGGTCAAGGTGGTCGATACGGTCGGCGCGGGCGATACGTTCAATGCCGGCATCCTGGCCTCGCTGCATGAGCAGGGTCTGCTCACCAAGGCGGCGATCGGCAGCCTGTCCGAAGACGCCATCCGCAAGGCGCTGGAACTCGGCGCCAGGGCGGCGGCGGTAACGGTGTCGCGGGCCGGCGCCAACCCGCCATGGCGGCACGAAATCGCCTGA